One Thunnus thynnus chromosome 18, fThuThy2.1, whole genome shotgun sequence genomic region harbors:
- the LOC137169293 gene encoding probable ribonuclease ZC3H12D, with translation MNQNKEARRIPQPDSPEKTEERKHARTTDSLSVSAMDRQQQHAKVERFLKLGYSQSDILRVLESLRHDAQTNDILEELIKTCHTVPNSPKLVPRGCSPSPSQPRPGTDREPTAGFRPVVIDGSNVAMSHGDKKVFSCQGLQLAVNWFWDKGLRDITVFVPLWRKEQTRPEAPITDQHILHELERKKILVYTPSRCVNGKRVVCYDDRYIVKLACDSDGIIVSNDNYRDLQTENPQWKKFIEERLLMYSFVSDKFMPPDDPLGRNGPTIDDFLRKKPWTADNKLQHCPYGKKCTYGVKCKFYHPERANQSQLSVADELRAQRDKAKTFSHKSSLQDTHCCPPVYQPDHRYSSSTPPPLSIEDQSHRASPSEQFIYQRDTGSPRIHQNTSLRHCSSPDVDEAFSSLDSSMSRLYIQDVPYSMEMPPHSYSSGVASYGLSHDDYSFSGSYGGNNQRPVLGGGSYYPPRNGSVSCEHHVCTQCRCNHQHTRVPPHNPAWSSCPALPPHNRDHHSHFSEKQYFGQRTHRQSLSLPRDPWVQNSLSDARLSSRDKSPSSEQRKSQRILLSTLYPQSAVEQVMNTNPHVSDTSELISLIQSYRSSHISY, from the exons ATGAACCAGAATAAGGAGGCGAGGAGGATTCCCCAGCCAGACAGTCCtgagaagacagaagagaggaaacaCGCTCGCACAACAGATTCTCTATCAGTGTCTGCCATGGACCGTCAGCAGCAGCACGCCAAAGTGGAGCGTTTTCTCAAGCTGGGATACTCTCAGAGTGATATTCTGCGGGTGCTGGAGAGCCTCCGCCACGATGCCCAGACCAATGACATCCTGGAGGAGCTGATAAAGACCTGCCACACTGTCCCAAACAGTCCCAAactggtgcccagaggatgcaGCCCCAGTCCCAGCCAGCCCAGACCAGGAACAGACAGAGAGCCAACTGCTGGCTTCAGACCAGTGGTTATAGATGGAAGCAACGTGGCAATGAG TCATGGCGACAAGAAGGTGTTTTCATGCCAGGGCCTCCAGCTGGCAGTGAACTGGTTCTGGGACAAAGGTCTGCGGGACATCACAGTGTTCGTTCCCCTGTGGAGGAAGGAGCAGACGCGGCCTGAGGCCCCCATCACGG ATCAACATATTCTGCATGAGCTGGAGAGGAAGAAGATCCTGGTGTACACACCATCCCGCTGCGTAAATGGTAAGAGGGTGGTGTGCTACGATGACCGATATATCGTCAAACTGGCCTGCGACTCGGACGGTATCATCGTGTCGAACGACAACTACCGGGACCTGCAGACAGAGAATCCCCAGTGGAAGAAGTTCATAGAGGAGAGGCTGCTGATGTACAGCTTCGTCAGTGACAA GTTCATGCCTCCAGACGATCCTCTGGGTAGAAATGGTCCCACCATCGATGATTTTCTGCGGAAGAAGCCATGGACTGCAGACAACAAGCTGCAGCACTGTCCTTACG gaAAGAAGTGCACTTATGGAGTGAAGTGCAAATTCTACCACCCAGAGCGGGCCAACCAATCACAACTATCTGTGGCTGATGAACTGAGGGCCCAGAGAGACAAAGCCAAGACCTTCTCGCACAAATCGAGCCTGCAGGACACACACTGCTGCCCTCCCGTGTATCAGCCGGACCACAGATACTCCTCATCCACCCCCCCTCCACTCAGTATAGAGGACCAGTCCCACAGGGCATCACCCAGCGAGCAGTTCATCTATCAGAGAGACACCGGCAGCCCAAGAATACATCAAAACACGAGCCTCCGTCACTGCTCGAGTCCGGATGTGGACGAAGCCTTCAGTTCCCTGGACAGCAGCATGTCTAGGCTCTACATCCAGGATGTGCCTTACAGCATGGAGATGCCTCCCCACAGCTACAGCAGCGGGGTGGCCAGCTACGGCCTGAGCCACGACGACTACTCCTTCTCAGGGTCGTACGGTGGGAACAACCAGAGGCCCGTCCTGGGTGGAGGAAGTTACTACCCTCCTCGGAACGGCTCGGTGTCCTGCGAGCATCACGTGTGCACCCAGTGCAGGTGTAATCACCAACATACGAGGGTGCCCCCTCACAACCCAGCATGGAGCTCCTGCCCAGCTCTGCCTCCACATAACAGGGACCATCACTCTCATTTTTCAGAGAAGCAGTACTTCGGACAGCGCACCCACAGACAGAGCCTCAGCTTGCCCAGGGACCCGTGGGTGCAGAACAGTCTCTCTGACGCCAGGCTGAGCAGCCGGGACAAGAGCCCATCCAGCGAGCagaggaagagccagaggatcCTGCTGAGCACGCTCTACCCTCAGAGCGCGGTGGAGCAAGTCATGAATACTAACCCGCATGTTTCAGACACGTCCGAACTGATTTCTCTCATCCAGAGTTACAGGAGCAGCCACATCTCCTACTAG